Within the Borrelia parkeri genome, the region ATTTTTAAATACCAAAATAAGAAAAAATATAAGTATTTCCAAATCTCAAGAAGAAAACATACCAGTATATATGTATAACAAAGAAAGTAATGCAGCAAAGGACTTTTTAGAGCTTACAAACGAAATAATGGAAAAAATCAAAGGATAAAAATGTCAGATAATTTAGACACTTTAATGGCTTTAATGGGTCAGAAATTAAAAAATAATACAAAAGACGAAAAATTTTTGGCAAAACAAGAATTAATTATAATTCAAAACAAAAGTTTTAAATATGAAAAATTGGATAAAGAAATAGCCGATTTTTTAAAAATAAAGCAATACGAGATTTTCAGCATATTCAACAATACCTACACAGAAATTGGAAGAATACTAAAAGAGGCACAAGAAAAACTACGTGGCAATAACCAATATGACGGTCTTTTTTACAAATGGTTTACCAGTATGGGATTTAAAAAAGATAAAGTCTACTCATTGATATCAAGATATGAATTGCTTGTCGAAAATTCCGATAAGCAACTCATAATAAACAATTTACCACTATCACTCTCATATGAAATTTCTAAAAAATCTTGTCCTACTCATTTAAAAATGGAAGTTCTCAATGGAAAAATAAAATCTTTAAAAGAATTTAAATCACGTTATCAAAAAAATGAACATAACAAAAAAAATCTTGAAAAAAACTTTAATAAAACACAAGTTAAAAGAGAAGACATTATAAAACTAATAGAACTACTCTTACAAGAATTAGAAAACATTAAAAACATTAAATTAGATAAAATAGAAAATAAAAAAGAATTTTTGATTATTTTAAAAGACATACGACAAAAAATAAATCTCATAAAAAAAATTACTTAATACTCTCAAAAATAGAAATAATTCTTTTTAAATCAGAAGATGTAAAATAACTTATTTCGATCTTCCCTTTTTCTTTGCTTCCCTTAATACTTATTTTAGTTTGTATTCTGCTTATTAAAAATTCTTTAACACTATTTAAAAAAGGATCTCTTAAGATTTCTGATTTATCATTAATAGGTTTATAAAAATTTTTAATATAATTTTCTGTTTCTCTAACGGACAATTTTTTTTTAATGATTAAAAGATAAAGCCCATATCTATCTTGACTATCCTTTAACGACAATAAAACTTTAGCATGACCCAATGATATTTCTTTTTTATGTAAAGAATTTAATATTTCCTGCTCAAGATCCAAAATTCTAACTAGATTAGCAACGTGAGACCTATTTTTACCTATCTTTTCAGATAAAGTTCTTTGAGTCAAAGAATGCTTATCCATAAGATTTTTATAAGCATATGCCTCTTCAACAGGAGTTAAATTTTCCCTTTGAATATTTTCAATTAAAGACATAAAATCTTTATTCTTTCTAGTTGTCTCTATCTCTATAATAGAGATTTGCCTCATACCAGCTAATTTAGCAGCTCTAAATCTTCGCTCACCTATTACTAGGTGATATCTACCATTATCATGAAAAACAACAATAGGTTGCAATATTCCATTTTCTCTTATAGAGATACTTAATTCCTCAAGCTCAGCAAGATTAATAGACTTTCTAGGTTGCGACTTATCTACATCTACAAGATTAATATCTACCATTTTAAAAGTCTCACTCATTTTATCAAAAACCTCCTTGTAATAATACAAAATTTTATAAAGTTGTTCTATGTCAATTTCAACTAAAAAAATAACCCCAAAAAAAAAGAATGTTCCACGTAGAACATTCCAACAATATAAATAACATTAATTGATCATTTAATAAATTTTGAAACAGATATCAATTTATCCTCATCAAGAGATAACACTTGCATTCCTCTAGCATCCTTACCTTGCTCAGATATTTTGTCAACCAATGTTCGTAAAACTTTTGAAGTCTTACTTACAAGTAATATTTCATCATCCTGTGCAACTGTAATAGCATCAACAACTGCACCTGCCTTTTCATCGGATTTCTTATAGCAAGTATAACCAGTAGCTCCTCTTTTAAGCTCAGTCACTCTAGATATTTCTAATCTCTTTCCATATCCATTCTCAGAAACAATTAAAAGATGGGAGCCTTGTTTTGCTGATAACGCCTTAATAAGCATATCACCCTCTCTTACTTTCATACCAGACACACCCTGAGTCCCTCTATGTGTAAGCCTAATATCATTTGAATTAAATGCAAAAGCATTGCCCTTCTTAGAAAGACAAATAATTTTATCATTCTTAGAAACAATCTCAGCACTTGTAACAAAATCCTTATCATCCAGTTTAATGACAATAACGCCTCTTGATTTAACTGTTTTAAAGCCCTCTGTTTCAATACGAGCTATTTTTCCATTTGCTGTTGTTATTAATAAATAATTATCCAGAGATAACTCATTACAATTTTTAATAGCCAATATCTCTTCCGTTTCTCCCAAATTAATAAGCTCACGAATATTTTGTCCCTTTGAAGTTCTAGAAGAATCCTTAATTCCATAAGCATTAATTACATAAAGCTTCCCTTCATTTGAAATCATAAGTAAAAAGTCATGGGTATTTA harbors:
- a CDS encoding ParB/RepB/Spo0J family partition protein, which gives rise to MSETFKMVDINLVDVDKSQPRKSINLAELEELSISIRENGILQPIVVFHDNGRYHLVIGERRFRAAKLAGMRQISIIEIETTRKNKDFMSLIENIQRENLTPVEEAYAYKNLMDKHSLTQRTLSEKIGKNRSHVANLVRILDLEQEILNSLHKKEISLGHAKVLLSLKDSQDRYGLYLLIIKKKLSVRETENYIKNFYKPINDKSEILRDPFLNSVKEFLISRIQTKISIKGSKEKGKIEISYFTSSDLKRIISIFESIK